CACTACGGACAGCAGCCTCGGTAATGAAAGCATTACTAAACTGTTCTCTGGCTGCATCTAGAACAATTTGGCCCCCTTGCAGTAGCAGTGGCCCCCCGCCCACAATATGGGGATAGTTCTGAAACTCCGGCGGCATCGTTGTGCCTGTAAGTTGGATGATCGTTCCAGGGGGCAGGGCATTGGCCGCCGTGCGGTACGATCGCGCCACCAACAGATAGCCATCGGCAGGCAGAGGAATGGCATTGTCACCAGCTTTGCCCAAGGTTTGCTGCCCAACCACTTGGTTTCTAGACACAGTGATGACCACCTCATTGTCAGTCAGAGGGCTGTAGGTATTGCCCCACGCCAGAGTATAACGAGAAAGCCCAGCTTGGACGTAGCCACTGTCGGTATGCAGCAGGGGAAAACTCTGACCAGTATTGGTGGTGATGGCTTGTGATAAGGAAAGGCGATTGATCATGACCG
The sequence above is drawn from the Cyanobacteriota bacterium genome and encodes:
- a CDS encoding phosphodiester glycosidase family protein, with product VLTMARRWQAIAAINGGFFSRNTYSPLGAIRRDGVWYSSPILNRGAIAWGNDGTVMINRLSLSQAITTNTGQSFPLLHTDSGYVQAGLSRYTLAWGNTYSPLTDNEVVITVSRNQVVGQQTLGKAGDNAIPLPADGYLLVARSYRTAANALPPGTIIQLTGTTMPPEFQNYPHIVGGGPLLLQGGQIVLDAAREQFSNAFITEAAVRSAIATLPNGNLAIVTVQHRVNGRGPTLAELAQIMQQLGTVDALNLDGGSSTTLYLGGQILNRSPRTTARVHNSIGIFLSF